CAATTCTGTATCAGCGTCCCGCTCATTCCTCTGTTGGCTTTCTGTATGGGAAGAATGAACTCTTCGTCGTGGAGATCGGCAAGATTGAGGGATTTCGCCTGCGTATACCTGTGCGTGGAGGGCATCGCCACGACCAGGGGCTCGTCCGCGAGCCGTTGGGATTCCAAACCTGGATAGTCGGTCGTTTCTGTTCGAATCAGTGCAACGTCCAGGGATTCGTCGTCAACCGCATTCAGGAGATCCAGCGTTGCCCCATCCTCGATCCTGACCTCCACGTCCGGGTATTGAAGTCGGAAGGCATGTAACAGGGCCTGGGTACGCTCGTGCAAAAGGGCTGATGTAGTCAGTCCGACCCGCAGCATCGATCGGCAGCCCCGCGCTTGAATGCGCACTTTGGCGATGGCCTGCTCCGATGCCTTGAGCAACCGCAGAGCTTCGTCGAGGAAGACGCGGCCTGAATCGTTCAGGGTGATCTTGCGCGGACTGCGGTGGAACAGTTGGACGCCGAGCTCGCGCTC
This genomic interval from Bordetella genomosp. 10 contains the following:
- a CDS encoding LysR family transcriptional regulator: MELRHLRYFVAVAEEENVTRAAKRLQMRQPPLTQQIQILERELGVQLFHRSPRKITLNDSGRVFLDEALRLLKASEQAIAKVRIQARGCRSMLRVGLTTSALLHERTQALLHAFRLQYPDVEVRIEDGATLDLLNAVDDESLDVALIRTETTDYPGLESQRLADEPLVVAMPSTHRYTQAKSLNLADLHDEEFILPIQKANRGMSGTLIQNCEMAGFAPRVRHEPRRTNAALGMVATGMGIAVVAASVRSFPLQFVTYRPLAPRSSYVAPLNLVSRREARSPALAGFLGKAAELAEIPLSVLSTPTLFRSSGS